DNA from Osmerus mordax isolate fOsmMor3 chromosome 2, fOsmMor3.pri, whole genome shotgun sequence:
CTGAGATCACCAATATCTGTTTGAATTTGGGTTCATGTCAATCTAATTTAAATTGCCATTTTAAGCTCCTGTCTGCCTTGAATACGAAGAGcatgaattaaaaaaataataatatagccTAAATATTAGTCTAGAGTGCATGAGCAAAATGacaaaatacagaaaaataagTGTGGGAAAAAATGTGTGTGGGGACATTCTGATTCGGTTGATGGAACTCATCCAAGATTGACAGCCTCTCTGAAGGAGTAGAGCTGGGAAAATACACAAAGGAGCCAGGCAGCTCTTGAGTCACAACCACAGGAAACCTCAACGAGGTCACTGGAGGCAGACTCAAAACGCAGAAAAAGATAACCTACTATGATAACTGTTACAATCTGTTCTCCTCTATCCATGTTGATACTTCAGTATGTTTCCGTCATTCATGTAAAAAGATCACTCAAAGTATAAATGTACATTAACAGTTGTTTATTATCTTACTACACTTAATCTCACAGTACTGTCTGAACATCAGTGTCTGTGGCATGGCTCAGTAACCGGATGAGATACACAGGAAACTAACAGGGGTATTTATAGATTTCTCAGATGTCAAAATAAGAGTCCCATTAGTTAATTTCCCCTTAACTTACATAACACATACAATCAGTATAATTGACACAATATGACACAATAGGAATACAAATAACAACAGATGAGAACACAAAactcaacaataacaataagacAACCTAACTTTTACTGAAAACTCAGCAAAATACAGTGAATTCACGATGTCAACATCTTCTACAAATAAATCTTCAAGCAAACAGGAAAATCAAGATTTTACCAGATGGGATGTATTGCCCTTGTCACTTTTTGGTCGGATGGAGTCCGTGAGAATGAATATCCTACCAAGACTCCTTTTCCTGTTTCAATCTCTACCTATGCTAGTTCCACAATCCACATTTAAGATGTTTGAAAAACGTATATCTAAATTTATATGGCAAAACAGGAGACCCAGAATCCGTCTGAAAATATTGATGGCAAGCAAAGAGAAAGGAGGACTGGGTCTACCTAATCTAAAACTGTATTACTGGGCAGCCCAGCTTAGAGCAATAGTGGCATGGATGATCAAAGATGAGGAGAATGGGTGGGTATCTATTGAACAGAACTCTTTACCAGGGATATCATTATCTACTCTTCCATTTCTTAGTCAGCAGTCTCAGAAAAAAATCAGGTCTGGAACAATGTCAAAAAGCAACTAAAGGGGTCTGTAGTCTTGTCAAGGGCAGTGCCCATACTAGGAAACATAGAGTTTCTCCCATCTTTGGTTGATAATACCTACAGAAGGTATTAGTTATTAGTTAAGTTACTGGGCTGAGAAGGGGCTAAAAATTATGAATCAATTATTTGATGGGAATACTTTAAAATCTTTTTCACAACTCCAAGACAAATTTGACTTGCCCTCAAGTGACCTGTATATATATCTACCGATACGACACTACACTACAAAGCACTCCGACTGGGATAGTACTAAAAGAGACCCTATTAATATTAAGATCCACTTCATACATAGTTTTCAACAAACTGTGTCAACAAAGCACCAAGTGTCTCATATGTATAAAAGGTTGATGATAGACACATCAGATAACGCTTTACATATTAAAGGGCAATGGGAAATGGAACTCAACACAACTATAGATGATGACTCATGTGAAGATATTTGTACTGCGTGTCACAAGGGGGTTGGTAGTCAGATGTGGAAAGAATTTGATTGGAAGGTAAAGATAAGATTCTTTAGGAATCCTCTGAAAGTGTCAATGTTTAAGGATAATGCCACTAATAAATGTTGGAGAAATTGTGGTATGATTGGGGACCATACCCACTTATTCTGGGACTGTCCCATAATACAGACATTCTGGAAAGACATCAAGGAAGAGTTGGAAAAAATCTTTGAGACTGATATTCCCCTGGACCCTTTATTTTTTGTACTGGAAAAGACACAAGAAGAATTGTTTACTAAGGACCAGTGCTATTTTACATATTTTGTTGATGATTGCAAATAAATTGTTAAATTGCTAAAAATTATTACTATTAACTGGATGAAGCCTAGCCCTCCTACAATAGCTCAATGGATACAAAAAGTCCATACAATGGAAAATATGACTGCTATCCTTCAGCTAAATGTACCTATATTCGTACGAAGATGGACACCTGTCATTCTCTACCTGAATTAATAATATCAATCTGTCTAGTGTGTGATGTATCTCTGTAAAATTACCCTACCTGTATGTAGCCAACGtactgtacattttacattaagtcatttagcagatgctcttatccagagcgacttgcagtaagtacagggacttgccccgaggcaagtagggtgaagtgccttgcccaaggacacaacataatttgcacagactggaatcgaaccagcaaccttctgattactagcctgattccctaaccactcagccatctgactcctccaACTGTATGTGGTGACTGAAGCCCAACCTTAAGGtgactttgtttttgttttgtttggcgTGTCTTTTTATTTTATGATTGATGTTGTACTGCAAAAATTGCCTGCAATGTTCATCATGGgcaataaagtaaaaaaaaaaaaaaaacgattcacgattttttatcataaaaaattataattacaaaaatacagaaaaaaaactaattctgaatcgatgtgaatttctagaagactgaatcgcgattcaaatgtgaatctattttttcccccacccctaccagATTCAGTACAGTAGTTAAACAAATCTAGCAGAAGTTCATATCAATGAATGTTAAAGCCCTCTTTCTGCCCCTCCAGTACCATAGCATGAAAACCTGAAGTTTAACACCCACTTATCTAAACCAACAGTCCTCAAAAACAGGATGTGAGTCGCTTGGGGTGAGAGGTATGACATGAAATTATGTATAGTGTTATAGGCAGTTAAGTAATTTTGTATGTAGAaattcaaatcaattggatatagcacatttcatacagccCGATGCAGTACAAAGCTCTTTGCTGCAAAGAGCAAATAAATAAAACCCCTCATACACTATAAGAAACATGTCATCTTCCCCACCATGCAACTCTAACAGGAGGGCCTCCTGCTTGGCCAGCTTGCAGTCTGTGAGTTGTGACGTGGCTGTCCTCTCATTGGTCAAACCGCTTTCCAGTATTTTCTGGTGTCTGGCTAGCCTGGCTTCATCTTCAGATGCCTGGAGTGGTCAGAAGcgactgcctctccctctggccGTCCCTCCGTCACTGCTCCTGGGCCTCTGCTGTTTCTAGGTGAGCGCTACCTATTCTCTACACCTATCTTCTGACGGAAGCAGACTGCTTTATCCCTGTAAGACCCGATTTAAAATTTCAACATCACCTTTAGCTccccaaaaaatacatttgcaaataagatttttttggaacaacaacatttacataaccaatgggtcctattgtcttgccttgcaatgctattggatacatttggtctttcaaaaaaaagaaatttgcaattaaagagctaaaggtgacgttgtaattttacaacaaggggtcttcCAGGGATTCTGGGAGAGAGACTCTCCGGATAATGTGATTTTATATATGCCTCTAATCTGATAAGGAGCCAAATCAATATGTGATTTCATGTCATAACTCTCACTGTAAGTTACTCACATCCTGTTTTTGAGGACTGTTGGTTTAGATAAGTGGGTGTTAAACTTGTTAAAGTTTTCATGCTATGGTACTGGAGGGGCAGAAAGAGGGCTTTAACATTCATTGATATGAACTTCTGCTAGATTTGTTAAAACTACTGTACTGAATCTGGACTCTTGTTGTTATCATAGTAGGTTATCTTGTTCTGCGTTTTGAGTCTGCCTCCAGTGACCTGGTTGAGGTTTCCTGTGGTTGTGACTCAGATCTGCCTGGCTACTGTTCTTCCCTTAGTAACAGTTTCTCCATCAGCATCCGTTTCTACTGAAATTACAACTAATTCACCTTATACCTTTGTGTTTTCCCAGCTCTACTCCTTCAGAGAGGCTGTCAGTCTTGGAGGAGTTCCATCTTCCGAATCAGAATGTTCCCACACAAATCACCACAATAAAACCATTATTTAGATTCAAAACTAACCCACAATCAGACAAAACCACATTCAGAGATAACCCACGGATAAATTAATTAAAATTAATAGGTTAATTACGTTAACATGATGTTACAAAAGACCATCTTGAATGGCAGTTATACTGAATTAATTATTTTGTTAGATAGAGTTGACATAAGAAGTAGTTTTGTGCATGTTGATGTGAATAATCGAGTTGTCCAGCTAGCAATGACTGTAATGGAAGCCATCCAGAACTTCTTCAATATGACTGTTAGGAAAAATGCATGGAGACACTCCTTGTTGTTTTAATTCTGCAGACatagacacacccacactactGTGAAGAGTGGGAATACTGACTACAAGTGTGGACAGGTTGAGATTTTTTTTGGATTGGGCTATAGCATTACCTTACACATTTCTAGTTTTGTGACTATTAGCAGtcttttcctccctttctctcttcccctctccttttgtctctctcttctctgtctgtggGGTTATGCTCATATGTTATATTCTGCTACACCTATTTGTTGTAGATCAACATTTCCACCCACACAACATGAAAATATTTAACCTTAAAGACGTTTATAAAAGTGGATCAAATATACTCTTCCTTCAAATACTTAATAAAGAACATCATTAGTTTTGTCCGATGGTGAGCTACATTTTATCAAAGGCATTGTGATCAGATGTTTACAGTGACAACAGTATGGTTGCTATTGCTCAGTGTGATTCAACCACAACTTGCATAACACTTACACCAAATCAAGTCAGAAGATCATCAAGTTAACAGAGTAAGAGTTCACTTATGTCTGCTTGATGAGGACCTTAGCTTCACCATCTCAGTGGATGTCTGAAAGCTAGCAGCAACTTTAGTGTGAGGGTGAGGTCTAGCAAACGCCATGCGTTTCAACTTTAGAAAGCAGGACGTTGCCTCAGCGTTGTGTTGCCCCGGTAGCTTGTTGAGGGCCCATCCACTCGGACTTACTGTTCCAACATGTTTACTATTTTAGAGGCAAAACAGATGGTCAAAGATCGACGACCTGAGATGGCTGTGTTTGAGTCAACATCACACTAGCACTCAGAGTGAAGACCCATCCAAACACCCTCGCTGGCATTGGGCTGTTGCAAAAGACTGAGTGCACATTTCACAAATTTGTTCTTGATGGACCTCTTGCGCCACGACTGCGGTAAACATTATGTCTTGTCAGCATTTTGGGTTGTTGATccgactgacacacagacaattCGGGGGATTGTGAGTGAAAAGTCAAAAAAAGTGGAAGGGAGAGGATGTGAAACCCTGGGGGGTTCAGCTATGTTCCCTCGGCCCCCACAACTTGGCCCCACTGTCTCCCacgctcctctccgctcctaACCCTGGCTTGTCCCACCACTGCACCCTGCTGGCTCTGGACATCAGAAGCAAGCCTCTTGGTTCACAACCATGTGGTGGCTCAGATGAGAGCTTCCTGTCCTCGTACTCTGCACGCTTTGTGGCTATTTGTAGCCTGGTGCTTGGCCTCTGTTTTCCACATCCTGTTGAACAGATCTGCAGAATCCTGATATTACTCTGTGTGCAGGCTCGCCCATGCATCGCCTCAGcagagaaaggtggagagatTACTCACCACAAGGAATGTTGTGAACTGACGTGTCACCTCCAAGGGAATGTGTGCGAAATGACTTTTTAACCACAAGAATTGCCAGTTATACCGTTACATCTCTTCAGTTTGAGTGATCACCTCAATGAGGTGGAATTATTTGCAACCTTTATACTCTGTCAGTGAATCGCTTAGGGAAAAACTGTAGTCTGGTTTGTGGTAGTGGGAAAGAACAGGATTTAAGACAGTGTGTGAGTCAATAATTCTGTACATGACTTTTctaaaatgaataaaaagtGACACAACCCAATTCATTTATTAGCATCAGATCAGAGTTACGGACTTTTCTGGTCAGATTTCAGAGTCTGGCAGTGGGATGTGTGTGGTTTTTCCAGCAGAGTATAAGAGTCCAAGGGCCCTATtgtaacgatctgaaacgcaagtatcaaaacgcaaagcgcaagtctAAAATggctgaagtagctacattactaatgggtgtggtttacatttacatttagtcatttagcagacgctcttatccagagggacttacagtaagtacagggacagtcccccaaggcaagtagggtgaagtgccttgcccaaggacacaacgtcagttggcatgaccgggaatcgaactggcaaccttcggattactagcccgattccctcaccgctcagccacctgactcttcgcacgttacgcccaaataaaccaatcagagagtgatctcacattccctttaagagcagcgcttgttccatggcggattgctattataacggcggatttgccaggcgcacgccaggagcggtttacagccgaggagaccgacgttctcgtcagggccgtaaaagatagagaagtgacattgtatgggaaaggcagagcagttctCATTGCACTtagttgcccactcatgctgctcattcaaattcttatacttatatattttttaaattgttatatttttaaattgtttagttcttagaattagtttaactattgtactttttttacttaatttaagacccgtatatgtttattgtttgcaccttactgccacagtaaattccgtgtttgtgtaacataggctacatggcgaataaaccgaattctgattctgatgggcatgggagaagaaacctacccaaattagcttcaaaacaatgaagaagaccctggcttcaccagcagtgcgcacgggccaagcttgcgcccttaaaatagcatctgaataccGCGCcatagactacgtttttccaggtctgtggcggaattgtttttctgaaactgcaaaatagtacctgggaacgtttgcgccggaacacgcctcctttttcgctgaaccgcccccgggagcgcaaagtcattccctaatttaccgacgtgcttctgtggagggaaaagtccgctttgcgtcaagtgcaaactaggaattatacttgcgtcgttgacaaagtcaatttcgctgggtgcaagatagggccctatCAGAGTCTATCAGAGGCTCACATGAACAGCACCCGACCACCAGACAGAattctgtgtgtgacagacttTTTGACGTACTAGAGCAACTCAATTGAGAGTGAGCTCTTCAGTGTCGGTGTCTGTGTAATTCTACCAAGATTCTTTGTCATGTGTGACTTGCTTAGGGTGATATCATGTATTAATTGCTGTTTCTGTCTTCCAGACATGGGTTGGCTCCAgaactttctcctcttctcagcCCTCAGCCTCATCAACAGCTCCTCAGCAGCAGGTGGTAAGTAGGACCATCATTTCAATAACCTGTTCAAGTCACCACTGTAATACAGACATAAAGGACTGTAATACAGTGAATACCACATTGATAAactgtggagagaaagagacagaaacataGAAAGTGATTGAAGCCTCATACAGTAAGGATTGAAAGTGAAATAGTCATAAGGTTTGACAAATTCAAAAGATTGCCCTCTTGTGTCAGTTGACTGACTGGTCCATGTGTGTTTGCTCATCTATGACCTCCCTTCCCTCTATCTTCCCTGAGGCCTCTCTGCAGAGGGCTGTAAGGAGTATGGCCTGCAGTTTGAGCGGTCATTCTCAGTCGTAGGGGAGGCTGCCATGTTGAACTGCACCCTGGTAGCCCCTGAGGTGTTTGACTTTTGGAATGTCTCGTACAACATCCACTGGTACAGCGAGGAGACACTGGAGCTGGGCCAGGCTACAGAACGCACTCTGGTGAGGGGCACCACTCTGTGGTTCCTCAATGCTTCGCTGCAGGACACAGGAAAATACTTGTGTGTTGTGAGGTACCTACTGAACACCTCCTCGTCAAACCTAACTAGTATTTTCTTTCATGATAGACATGTTGTACACTGAATGTatctgggagagtttgggcaTCAGTATGTTTGACTTTGTGTGTTCTTTGTTTTGGCTTATCAAAAATTAACTATCGCTTTGAAATACTCTCCAAAGAGACAAATCTAATCTAGATGATCTAATCATCCAGCTGATGTCCATTAAATTGATTCAGTATACATATAGCCTAGCTTTGATCAGATCAGAGCAGTGCTGTGGACTTGACCATTTCTGCATCAACATGAGCCAAATGAGTGTGCACTGTGTTTTCAGACACAAACTCAAGTTGCTCCTGATGGTTAGGCCAgtgccttgcatggcagctctgctgccatcggggtgtgtgtgtgtgtgtgttgtgtgtgtgtgtgtgtgtgtgtgtgtgtgtgtgtgtgtgtgtgtgtgtgtgtgtgtgtgtgtgtgtgtgtgtgtgtgtgtgtgtgtgtgtgtgaatggatggatgaatgagagGCAAGTGTAAagtgctttgagtgccgctcGGTGCTGATAaatgcactttgtaaatgctGTCCATTGACCATTTTACCACCATTCTCCGGTCGACAGAACTCCAACCCAGTGTTTCTCTCTGACCACCTCACTGATCGTGAACCAAACCAACTCACACTGTGACCATCCATATAAATTCCCTCTGACCCTGACCAACTTGGTCAATGACAAACTGGTCTGTCCAATGAAGGACCAGTTAAATGAAATAGGAGATTTCTACTCCATCCAGTGGTACAAGGCGATGCCTGAGGTGAGGAATGTGTCTGCACTGAAATGCCACTGGTTAATAAGTGCTTCAGAAACTTGTTTAGTAATTCATTGAATATAGAAATGCAAAAACATTTATAGACTTTTGATATCAGTAATACCTCCAAATCAGAGGTTTCTAAAAAGGCCTATAAATGACCCAGAATTACCTATTAACTAACcagtgcgtttcccgaaagcgtcgtaagcctaaattgatcgtagaatccatcgtaggacgaatcttagttttactggccattcctaaagacatcgtagctaaagtgtctcttgaaaattcgtaactcttgaaagtgcatagactagcctactccttacgagcatgtttgggaaacgcacgtaagaaatatcgatggtttcgttttttgctcgattgttgctacgatccatcgttatcgggaaacgcagcccagataCATAAGAGCAATAGAAAGATACATTGTAGCAATACTGTAATAAGATGCACTGCAACACACTGCCGTTTACACAAATTGATTGGGAAAATGTGTCactacttttgactggtactgtataacaAGTATTGATAAATAGTAGCcatacacaaatacattgtATAAGTTTAACGTATTTGTTAAGTATCTTACTAGTATTAGTACTAGTATAAGTACTTAAAAGTCTTATTTGCATTAGCATTGATGTCTCAGTTTCTGTTGAACCCCTGTCTGATAGCTTCTTCAATAAACCATTTCAGGGCTGTGAGCTCATTGAAAACCAAAAAAAGTATACCTACATTCGTGGGGGCCAGGATCTCATGCTGGCAGGGGTCCGACCCGAGGACAGAGGCTTCTACACCTGCACCGTCACCTTTGACCTTGGTGGGGTGCGCAGAAGCATGTCAGCCACCATCAATTGTGGGGTGAAAGGTAAGGGGGGCACCAGGAAGAGGGGCTTGCACAGGGGCAGCCCAGGATGGGTGTTTTAGGGGCAAAATGTTTTGGCAATAAGTGCATGCATTGTTATAAACGACCATTCAGAATTAACTGTATTGCACATGCTCAACCAAATGTTCACACCCAGATGAATCCCCCGAATATTAACTAAggtttgttttcacacccagatTAATCACCCGAATGTTAACTAAGGTTTGTTTTCGCACCCAGATTAATCACCCCAATGTTAACTAAGGTTTGTTTTGTTTAGAGTGGTAGCAGCAGATCCTAACTGCATCCTTGTTGTCATTTCAGAGGAATATGTCCTACTTCCTCGAATAGTGGAGCCTGTTAACGAGGTGGTCAAGGCAGAGTTGGGTGAGTTCAGTTGACCAGCCACCTAAAGCATGTACACCTTACAGTGTTTGTAATGTTGTACTGTTTTGTGTCATTTGGACCATGTGTAATGTTAGTTGGACTTTCATTGGACTTTCATTGTGTGTTTAATGACAGTTATCTTATCATGCAATTATTGTCTGAGAAGTCCCTAGGAGTCtaaatattgtgtgtgtatgcatgtgtgtgtgtttgtatacatgtctgtgtgcacAGGCTCGTCCTTCAGCAAGGCGTGTTATGTATTTGTGCCGTGTGTGGGGAAACATTCTGTGGATGTGTATTGGCTAGACAAGGTTGCTGACGAATACTTCGACAATAACGCCACCAACAGAGTCTACCACCAAACACAGCCGTAGGTTAATCcgtatatctatctatatatctatctgtctgtctgtctgtcttatctACAGATGTTATTCACTTAATTGGATCATCACTTTGGTGCGGCTAAGCTCATCTTGGAACTTGCATGATGGCGTTTTTTACCCAAGATTTATTTTTGAGGGTTAACTTTGCTAAAACCTAGCATCTCAGAGCAGACCTTGTATAAGCCTAGTAGCCATACTGGTTCCTTAAGTTTGTCAATTCGTAGTTCTCATAACACAGTATAGAAAGTGCAGCAAACAGCGTAAATGCCAGAAGGGCCTACTAAATTGCAACATTTGTTTTTCCCAGGTTTTTAATAGCAATTTAAATCTACATCTACACTGTCCCGTAAAGTAATTATCCTCACGGTTTGGTATGCAGCGCATCTTGAACTTAAGATCTGGCAAGTCCACACCCAATGGATGACATGAATGTGAATGGGGGGATAGACATGGGTCATTTCAGCTCTGCCCTCACGCTGCTTATCTCCCCACTCTCAGTCTCCACACATGATGGTGTGAGGAGAGTCTTGTTAGACGAGATCCAGTTAAGATCGGAGTTTATTACCAGCTCAGTACTCCAAATACCACTCAATTTAGTAAATTTAATGTACGAAATATAAATTTAATGTAACACATGGTTCGTATTTCAATAAAAGACAAAAATATCTACAATTTTGTTTaattgcttttatccaaagtataACATTCAGGGGGACTTTCGAACCTTGGACCTCTAgatctgcagtcaagtgctctaCTAATAATGTTGTATAATGTAACTGTTATAAAGTTGCGACCAGAAAACCACTTAGGTTAAGATGGAATTATACAATTTATTCAGTTAATTATTATTTCACTGTCACTGCTTCACCATCACCAGGCCATCTAATGAGTTATGTTTAAGTGGACAAAGAGGCTTAAAGAGTGTTTTCCCGAAGTCTATCCTCTTAAAAGTCAAGAATTTGGAATGTAAATCTGTGTAAAACCGCTATTATGTGATTGTAATCAATATAATGAGTGGGCAGTGAACACTTGGAAGTAATGTTATTAAAAACTAAATTGGCATTCTAAGCATTCAACCTCTATAGGATAACATTTGTAGCTATACCCAATATGCATTGCTTGCTATCTTAAAGCAAGAATCCTCAAATTCAGTGAGTAACATCTGTATCtcgatccatccatccatatgtGTATTCCTTTTCCCCTGCCAGGGACCAGAGACAGGTTGACGGGGAAAAAGGGGTGTGGCTGAATCACCTGCTGACATTCTCTGAAGTGAAGCAGGAAGACTTCTATGTCAACTACTCATGTGAAGTCTACAGTTACCGTGGTAGTGTGGAGGCACAGTTCACACTCCTACCCGCAGGTCAGAGAAAAAACAACTATGATAGTGTTACCTCACTAATGATGGTTAATCCTCATTAACAGTATTATAACCTCATCTATGATAGTGGAACCTCACTTCTGttcatgcaacaacaacaacaatgagtGTGTAACCTCACCTTTGACCTATTTCTTTATTGATCCTAGTTATTAAACCTCCGTCTCTACAGATCCCAACCTGATGCTTCCTGTCGGCCTGCTGTTAGGCTGCCTGGCTCTGAACTTCACTGCTGCTGTGGTCTTCTACTACCTGTTCAAGATCCACATTGTGCTCTGCTTCCGGGGAGTCTTCCCTTTCCTCTACAAAAgcccaggtatgtgtgtgtgtctgttggctcCTTGCTCTCTAAAACAAATGCAGAttcagtttaacccttgtgttatcttcgggtcattctgacccatcagtcattgtgacccaccgtcgtattgcgacaactttaccgcatacaaaaacaaagtgaagcatttcttttaaccgtcgggctgtctcagaccccccacattgcgaaggttaaaagaaaatgctatttatttgtttttgtattgggtaaaattgggtaaacacaacgatggttcgttgtgaacctttgggtcatgtgacccgatgGCAGGTTAAGAAAATGGAAAATCCATAACATGCATCACGTACAAAAAACAAGCATTCACACAAAATAtaactcacacgcacacgcgtaGTTTGTAAACATTGCATCTATTCACCTCTACTCCTAACCACATGTGAAAACcaaagtgagtgtgtatgcggATGGAACTTCCTCTAGCACTGCATGTTCAGCGTGCTTCACAGGTTTGACAGGAAACTCAGAGGCAAAACTCAGACTTGTGCTTTGATACCACACTCTTTTCTTAGAGTTTCTCTTTACACCCAACACAGCAGAGTAGCTGGATGGAACAACTAGACAGGGTGTACTTCTGGGTTTAGCCGTGCATGCATCACACCTCACTGTTGACCTTGTACACGGTAACATAGGTATTACTTTGCCCATATTGTTGCATACTGATGGGTGCACCATGGTGTTTTCAGTACAAAATCACTGGCCGCAAGTTAAACCATGATTCCCCACCCTGAGGTCCCTAACCTCCAGTGTGTTTGGCGCCCCCTGTCGTTCTGTGTTAGATGCTGATGGGAAGCTGTACGACGCCTATGTGGCGTATCCTCGGCTGTTTGGAGACAGAGCCAacaaggaggtggaggggtttgccCTCCACACGATGCCCCAGGTGCTGGAGGG
Protein-coding regions in this window:
- the LOC136956772 gene encoding interleukin-1 receptor-like 1 isoform X2 — its product is MGWLQNFLLFSALSLINSSSAAGEGCKEYGLQFERSFSVVGEAAMLNCTLVAPEVFDFWNVSYNIHWYSEETLELGQATERTLVRGTTLWFLNASLQDTGKYLCVVRTPTQCFSLTTSLIVNQTNSHCDHPYKFPLTLTNLVNDKLVCPMKDQLNEIGDFYSIQWYKAMPEGCELIENQKKYTYIRGGQDLMLAGVRPEDRGFYTCTVTFDLGGVRRSMSATINCGVKEEYVLLPRIVEPVNEVVKAELGSSFSKACYVFVPCVGKHSVDVYWLDKVADEYFDNNATNRVYHQTQPDQRQVDGEKGVWLNHLLTFSEVKQEDFYVNYSCEVYSYRGSVEAQFTLLPADPNLMLPVGLLLGCLALNFTAAVVFYYLFKIHIVLCFRGVFPFLYKSPDADGKLYDAYVAYPRLFGDRANKEVEGFALHTMPQVLEGKCGYKLFIPGRDNLPGEAVVDLVEERIRASRRLLLLYSASAFSSSDVSAVSEAWQHWYERETAMHHALLEGSLRVVLLELEELHPAQLAVLPPSLRQLRKKQGVVRVRKNHTARRTTRRPGGWSLASGEEERQEGVQGLATPPLCPSSRFWKELRYHMPVRGKRMPCSERKTLGNV
- the LOC136956772 gene encoding interleukin-1 receptor-like 1 isoform X1, with amino-acid sequence MGWLQNFLLFSALSLINSSSAAGGLSAEGCKEYGLQFERSFSVVGEAAMLNCTLVAPEVFDFWNVSYNIHWYSEETLELGQATERTLVRGTTLWFLNASLQDTGKYLCVVRTPTQCFSLTTSLIVNQTNSHCDHPYKFPLTLTNLVNDKLVCPMKDQLNEIGDFYSIQWYKAMPEGCELIENQKKYTYIRGGQDLMLAGVRPEDRGFYTCTVTFDLGGVRRSMSATINCGVKEEYVLLPRIVEPVNEVVKAELGSSFSKACYVFVPCVGKHSVDVYWLDKVADEYFDNNATNRVYHQTQPDQRQVDGEKGVWLNHLLTFSEVKQEDFYVNYSCEVYSYRGSVEAQFTLLPADPNLMLPVGLLLGCLALNFTAAVVFYYLFKIHIVLCFRGVFPFLYKSPDADGKLYDAYVAYPRLFGDRANKEVEGFALHTMPQVLEGKCGYKLFIPGRDNLPGEAVVDLVEERIRASRRLLLLYSASAFSSSDVSAVSEAWQHWYERETAMHHALLEGSLRVVLLELEELHPAQLAVLPPSLRQLRKKQGVVRVRKNHTARRTTRRPGGWSLASGEEERQEGVQGLATPPLCPSSRFWKELRYHMPVRGKRMPCSERKTLGNV